The proteins below come from a single Ictalurus furcatus strain D&B chromosome 15, Billie_1.0, whole genome shotgun sequence genomic window:
- the tcf21 gene encoding transcription factor 21 — MSTGSISDADEFHDSELLDGLLPFGSCGNTSAGASRESAEDSSNGEGSAATELTGHAPGKRRKTAASSRRPVSSGGGGGGGVAHEGKQVQRNAANARERARMRVLSKAFSRLKTTLPWVPPDTKLSKLDTLRLASSYIAHLRQILANDKHEHGYIHPVNLTWPFMVAGKPENDLKEMLNSTRLCGTTAS; from the exons ATGTCCACCGGCTCTATCAGCGACGCGGACGAGTTCCACGACTCGGAACTGCTAGACGGTCTGCTGCCGTTCGGCTCGTGCGGGAACACGTCGGCCGGCGCATCACGCGAAAGCGCCGAGGACAGCTCGAACGGCGAGGGATCTGCGGCCACTGAGCTCACCGGACACGCGCCGGGCAAGCGGCGCAAAACCGCTGCGTCCTCGCGCAGACCGGTGTCCAGTGGAGGTGGAGGCGGAGGCGGCGTCGCCCACGAGGGAAAACAGGTTCAGAGGAACGCGGCGAACGCGCGCGAGAGGGCGAGGATGCGCGTGCTGAGCAAAGCGTTCTCGCGGCTGAAGACCACGCTGCCGTGGGTACCACCGGACACCAAGCTGTCCAAACTGGACACACTGCGGCTCGCGTCGAGTTACATCGCCCACCTGCGCCAGATCTTAGCCAACGATAAGCACGAGCACGGATACATCCATCCCGTTAACCTG aCGTGGCCGTTCATGGTGGCGGGGAAACCGGAAAACGATCTTAAAGAGATGCTGAACTCCACCAGATTATGCGGCACCACCGCATCCTGA